CGTTCACCTGCGACTACGGCAAGTCCGGCGAACCCGAACTAGACTCGACGATTCCGTTCTCTCGCGCGCGGCCCCTTCGGCCCTGTGGTGACAAGGAGTTCCGTTTTGCCCGACCGCCTCACCGAGGATCACCCGGCCACCGACCGCGTCGCCGAACTGGAACGGGAGCAGACCTACCTGAGCCTGCTCTACCAACGTCTGGACGGAATGCGCGAATACGCCCAGCGCCGGTTGCGGACCGTCCTGCTGGAAACCGGCGGCACACCGCAGGCCCGCAGCGAACGCGAATCCTTCACCCAGCTGTATTCGGAGGACCTGTCGAAGTACGACGCCGCCGAGAACGGTCTGTGTTTCGGCCGGATCGACCTCGCGGCCTCCGACGAGGGCGAGGAGACCGGCGACGGCGAATCCCGGTACATCGGGCGGCTCGGCATCCTCGACGAGGACGACGACTACGCCACCCTGCTGCTGGACTGGCGCGCACCACTGGCCCGCCCGTTCTATCTCGCCACCACCGCGGCGCCCGACGGCGTGACCCGGCGCCGCCATATCCGCTCCCGTAACCGCTCCGTCACCGGCATCAGCGATGAGTACCTCGATCTGGAAGCGGCCCGCAGCGCGGGCGCGGTCGACTCCGACGACGGCGGTGTGGGCAGTGAGAGTGCGCTGCTGACCGCGCTCAACGCGGCCCGCACCGGGCATATGACCGATATCGTCGAGACGATCCAGAGCGAGCAGGACGCGATCATTCGCTCCGAGCATCGCAGCGTGCTGGTGGTCCAGGGCGGTCCGGGCACCGGTAAGACCGCGGTGGCGCTCCATCGCGCGGCCTATCTGCTCTACACCTTCCGCCAGCAGCTCGACAAGGCCGGTGTCCTGATCATCGGTCCCAACTCCACCTTCCTCGACTACATCGGCCAGGTGCTGCCCTCACTCGGTGAGACCGGGGTGTTGCTGTCCACGATCGGCAATCTGTATCCGGGAGTGCAAGCGTCGCTGGAGGATTCGCTGCGCGCGGGTGAGCTCAAGGGTTCGCTCGAGATGATCGATGTGCTGAAGAAGGCGGTCCGCGACCGCCAGGAGGTACCCGGCGATCCGATCCGGCTCGACTTCGACGGCTACGAACTGACTCTCGACCGCAAGATCGCGACCAAGGCCCGGGGCCGGGCCCGGTCCTCGCGGCGCGCGCACAACCTGGCCCGCCCGATCTTCGCGGCCGCGGTGGTCGACGCCCTGACCGATCAGCTCGCCCAGATCATCGGCAAGGACCAGTTCGCCGAGACCGTCGACGAGGCCGACGCCGCCGCGGGCCGGCGCCCCGCCGGCAACGGGCGCAACCTGCTGAGCCAGGCCGACCTCACCGAGATCCGCGACGAGATGCGCGCCGACTCCGGAATTCAGCGGGCCATCGCGCAGTTGTGGCCGATCCTGACGCCGCAGCAGGTCCTGGCCGAACTGTGGGCGGAGCCGGACCGGCTGGGTCGCGCGGCGAGCCGGATGAGCCCCGAGGATCGCAAAGAGCTGTTCCGGGCCATCGATGCGGCGACCGGACCCGAATACTCCGCCGCGGACGCGCCCCTGCTGGACGAGCTGGCCGAGTTGCTCGGGATCGACGACGCCGAGGAGCGGGAGCGTTCACGCCGACGGTGGCGGGCACAGCTGGCCGAAGCGCAGGAGGCACTCGACATCCTGACCGGATCGGCGCCGCAGGATCTCGAGGACGATCTCGACCCGGAGATCCTGATGGCCTACGACCTGATCGATGCCGGACAGCTCGCCGAGCGTCAGACCGTGCGCAATCGGCAGACCACCGCCGAGCGAGCCGCCGGGGATCGCAACTGGGCCTACGGGCACGTGATCATCGACGAGGCGCAGGAACTCTCGGAGATGGCGTGGCGGATGGTGATGCGGCGGATCCCGAACCGCTGGGTGACGGTGGTCGGCGATGTCGCGCAGACCGGCGATCCGGCGGGCGCCTCCTCGTGGCAGCGGATGCTGGAACCGTATGTCGCCCAACGCTGGAAACTGACGGAGCTGACCGTCAACTACCGCACCCCCGCCGAGATCATGACGGTCGCCGCCGATGTGCTGGCGGCTATCGACCCGGGAGCGACCATCCCCCGGTCGGTGCGCGAATCCGGCTGCCCGCCGCAGGCGGTGCAGGTCGCCGCGGGCGAGTCGCTGGCCGCGGTCGCCGATCTCGTCTCGGCCGAGGCCGAGCGGCCGGGAATCACCGCGGTCCTCACCCCGCACGCCCTCGTCGGCGAGTTCGCCTCGCTGGCAGGAGATTCCGTGCGGGTGCTTACGGTGGCCGATGTGAAGGGACTGGAATTCGACGCGGTCGTGCTGGTGGAACCGCAGGGGATCCTGGACGAGTCACCGCGCGGACTGAACGATCTCTACGTGGCGCTCACCCGTGCCACGCAGCGATTATCGGTGGTGCACACCGGCACCCTGCCCGAGGTCCTCGGCGCACTGCGCTGAGGGCCCCGGGGCCGGGAGACGAGTCAGCGGACGGTGTGCACGATGAGCACGTCGCTACGCGATTTGCGAGCGACATCGGAGGGTACCGAGCCGAGCAGGCGACCGGTCAGGGTGTTGAGACCCCGGTTACCGACGACCAGCAGATCGGCCTCGACCTCCTTGACCAGATCCAGCAGCGATTCGACGGGTTCGCCGACGACGGCGCGCTCGATGATGTTGGTCGCCCCGGCCGCGGTGGCCTTGTCACGCGCGACCCGCAGGATCTCGTTGGTCGGCGCGGAGCCACGCACCTGGTATGCCTCGTCCTTGAGGACATCGGCCGCGGCGGCCACATCGCGGTCGTCGGTCGGGTAGTACGCGCACGCGACATACAGGGTGGCGCCCGCGTCGCCGGCCAATGCGGCAGCCTTCTCGACAGCGACATACGACGAGTCCGAGCCATCGGTGCCGACGACAATGGACCGGTAGGCGGTCATCTTTCCTCCAAATGTGCGAGTGGTCGGATGCCTGCGCGAAATTCCGGAGCAGAAACCCGCGCGGGCAACTGCGCTAGACCATAACCGTTATCGAGCCGGAATCATCAGAAATCGCAACACATCACACCGGCGCCGCCGGGGATCGATCGGACACATTTGCCGAGCGGCGGCCGGCTCGTCCCGCTCTACCAGCGCCGATGGGGTGCGTTCGGGCGATGTGACGCGATCGGTATCGCAGTGCTGAACCATCTTGCGGCCCTGGGATTTTCATCACAGCGATCGCATTCCCCAATGGCGCGGACCACAATTGCCGGGCACCTCCGGCCGCACCGTCACATTCGTGAGAACTCACAATTCGCGACGGCGAGACCGAAACCTGCGCAGGACGGATAAGCCGGAGAATTACCCGGGAATGTGGAATGCGGCCGTGTCGGCGTTCAGCCGAGGTGGAATAACGGGCCGGTGATTGTGGCACCCAGATCGTCGACATGCGCGAAGAAGGCGAACAACATCAGCGCGGCGCCGGCCAAAGCCAGATCCTTGTTGAAATGCACCATCTCGCCCTGTTTCGCCTCCGGATCGGATTCCTTCCAGAACGGATGCATGAGGAATGCGGTGGGCAGCAGGAATACGAACAGCAGCAGTGCGCCGAGGTCGGCCCACACCCCGAGCAACACGGCGAGTCCCCCGATCAGCAGCACCACTCCGGAGCCCAGCACCGCCTCCTTCGGCATCGGCACCCCCTTGCTCCGGGCATAGCCCGCCATCGCATCGGCCTGGGTCAGATGCCCGATCGCCGAACTGACGAACAATACGACGAACAGAATGCGACCGATCAGCACCAGAACACTCATCGCCAACTCCTCTGTCGGCCGGCAGATCCGCTGCCGGACTAGTAGTACAGCATTCAACTACTTGCGGATCGCAATATTCCCGGCGGCGGACCGTACCGGTGGATCAGGGCTTCGGAGCCGGGACCTGCGATACGCCGTTCTCCGACAGTAGCGACGCCCGCGCGTATTCCAGAGGCGCCATTCCGATCTCATTGGCGAATTCCCGGCCGAAATGCGCCTGATCGAAATAGCCGAGATCCAATGCCAGCGCCGCCAGATCGGCGGTACGCCCCTGGGCCAGCAGTTGCGCACCGTCCTGCAGGCGGTAGCGGCGCAACACCCATTTGGGCCCGGCGCCGACATAACGACGAAACAGCCGCTGCAGCGTCCGGATCGGGATACCGAAACCGGCGGTGACCTGATCGACCCTGGTCAGGTCGGGATCGGTCTCCATCGCGGCGATGATCCGCAGCACGAGACGATAGTTGTCGTCGGGCTCACTGCGCCGCGCCGCCCGAGCGAACCAGGAGTCGACGATATCGCGGCGCTGCCCCTCGGTCGGCGCCGCCAGCACCCGCTCGGTCAGCCCGGTGGCTCCCGGTAGTACGTCGGTCAACTCGACGGCGGTATCGCGCAGGGCGCCGACGTCGATCCCGGTGAAGGCGCCGAAACCACCCGGCCGGAATTTGGCGGCGAAGGTCTCCCCGGCACCGGACAGTTCACGGACGAATTTGCCCGTGGTCACGCCGTTGACGAATCCGCCGGTGCGTGTCGGCGACCGTTCGAAACTGACGTTGACCGACGGGAACGGCAGCACCTGCGCCGGATACGGGTCCTGCCCGCGCAGATCCCAGGACACCGACCAGTACCACTCGACATACGCTGCCGTCTCGGGCCCGGCGGCCAGCCGGATCAGGCGTCGGTGCCGTTCCTGCTCGCGGGGATGCAGGATGCCTTTCGTCACCTCCGGCGGTGGCACCGGAACCGGTGGCAGCGCAGACCCTTTCGTCTCGTGCTCAGCGGAACCCATGTCCGGCTCCTTCCGCTGCGATCGGCTGTCGCGTTCTTACAAGATCTTCGCTCCGCGATCGCCGAGAGTTGTTCCCATGAGCAACCACGTGAATCCGATCCCCGACGGGTACCACTCCGTCAACTGTTTCCTGGCCGTGCCCGACGGCAACAAGGCCATCGATTTCTACTCCGCGGTCTTCGGCGCGAAGGTACTGAGCCGCAACGACCTTCCCGACGGTCAACCCGCTCACGCCGAACTGTCCATCGGCGATTCGACGATTCAGATGGGTATGCCGATCCCCGACCACGGCGTGCGCGCACCCGAATCGGACTGGGTGCATACCAGCATCGTGCACTACTGCCCCGACGTCGACGCGGTGATCGCCCGGGCAGCCGAGCACGGTGCGCGGCGTACCGAGGAGCCGCAGACATTCGTCACCGGTGACCGCTACGGCCTGGTGATGGATCCGTTCGGCCATCGCTGGGTGGTGATGACCCGAGTCGAGGACGTCTCGCGCGAAGAGGGCGAACGGCGGGTCAACGAGTGGATGGCCACCCAGAGCTGAGCCTGGAGACGGTGGGCGGCCGGTGTGGCCGGTGTGGCCGGCGCACCACCGTCGTCGGGGGAAATGGCCTGCAAGGGTTCTCATTTCAACCCGGCGGCATCCATCCCCCGCAGCTCCTTCTTCAGGTCCGCGATCTCGTCACGCAGCCGGCCCGCCAGCTCGAACTGCAGCTCGCGCGCGGCGTTCATCATCTGATCGGTGAGCTGAGACACCAGATCGGCCAGTTCCGCGCGCGGCATATTCGCGATATCGCGACCCTCGTACACACCGGCACTCACCGCACGCCCGGGTTCTCCCTGCGCGCGACGACCACGGCTGGCGTTGCGGCCGGATCCGCCGATCTCCACCTCGGCCTCGTCGGCCTCGCGATACACCTGGTCGAGAATGTCGGCGATCTTCTTGCGCAGCGGTTTCGGATCGATCCCGTTGGCTTCGTTGTAGGCGACCTGCTTGGCGCGCCGGCGCTCGGTCTCGTCGATCGCCTGACGCATCGAGTCGGTGACCTTGTCGGCGTACATGTGCACCTCGCCGGACACATTGCGCGCGGCGCGGCCGATGGTCTGGATGAGACTGGTCGCGCTGCGCAGGAAACCTTCCTTGTCGGCGTCGAGAATGGCCACCAGGGACACCTCGGGCAGGTCGAGGCCCTCGCGCAGCAGATTGATGCCGACCAGCACGTCGTACTCGCCCAACCGCAACTGACGCAGCAGTTCCACCCGGCGCAGGGTGTCGATCTCGGAGTGCAGGTAGCGCACCCGCACACCCATCCCCAGCAGATAGTCGGTGAGGTCCTCGGCCATCTTCTTGGTCAGCGTGGTGACCAGTACGCGTTCGTCGCGTTCGGTGCGGGCGCGGATCTCGTGGACCAGATCGTCGATCTGTCCCTTGGTCGGTTTGACCACCACCTGTGGATCGACCAGTCCGGTCGGCCGGATCACCTGTTCGACGAACTCACCGCCGGTACTACCCAATTCATAGGGCCC
The genomic region above belongs to Nocardia spumae and contains:
- a CDS encoding HelD family protein, with the translated sequence MPDRLTEDHPATDRVAELEREQTYLSLLYQRLDGMREYAQRRLRTVLLETGGTPQARSERESFTQLYSEDLSKYDAAENGLCFGRIDLAASDEGEETGDGESRYIGRLGILDEDDDYATLLLDWRAPLARPFYLATTAAPDGVTRRRHIRSRNRSVTGISDEYLDLEAARSAGAVDSDDGGVGSESALLTALNAARTGHMTDIVETIQSEQDAIIRSEHRSVLVVQGGPGTGKTAVALHRAAYLLYTFRQQLDKAGVLIIGPNSTFLDYIGQVLPSLGETGVLLSTIGNLYPGVQASLEDSLRAGELKGSLEMIDVLKKAVRDRQEVPGDPIRLDFDGYELTLDRKIATKARGRARSSRRAHNLARPIFAAAVVDALTDQLAQIIGKDQFAETVDEADAAAGRRPAGNGRNLLSQADLTEIRDEMRADSGIQRAIAQLWPILTPQQVLAELWAEPDRLGRAASRMSPEDRKELFRAIDAATGPEYSAADAPLLDELAELLGIDDAEERERSRRRWRAQLAEAQEALDILTGSAPQDLEDDLDPEILMAYDLIDAGQLAERQTVRNRQTTAERAAGDRNWAYGHVIIDEAQELSEMAWRMVMRRIPNRWVTVVGDVAQTGDPAGASSWQRMLEPYVAQRWKLTELTVNYRTPAEIMTVAADVLAAIDPGATIPRSVRESGCPPQAVQVAAGESLAAVADLVSAEAERPGITAVLTPHALVGEFASLAGDSVRVLTVADVKGLEFDAVVLVEPQGILDESPRGLNDLYVALTRATQRLSVVHTGTLPEVLGALR
- a CDS encoding DoxX family protein, with product MSVLVLIGRILFVVLFVSSAIGHLTQADAMAGYARSKGVPMPKEAVLGSGVVLLIGGLAVLLGVWADLGALLLFVFLLPTAFLMHPFWKESDPEAKQGEMVHFNKDLALAGAALMLFAFFAHVDDLGATITGPLFHLG
- a CDS encoding AraC family transcriptional regulator, translated to MGSAEHETKGSALPPVPVPPPEVTKGILHPREQERHRRLIRLAAGPETAAYVEWYWSVSWDLRGQDPYPAQVLPFPSVNVSFERSPTRTGGFVNGVTTGKFVRELSGAGETFAAKFRPGGFGAFTGIDVGALRDTAVELTDVLPGATGLTERVLAAPTEGQRRDIVDSWFARAARRSEPDDNYRLVLRIIAAMETDPDLTRVDQVTAGFGIPIRTLQRLFRRYVGAGPKWVLRRYRLQDGAQLLAQGRTADLAALALDLGYFDQAHFGREFANEIGMAPLEYARASLLSENGVSQVPAPKP
- a CDS encoding universal stress protein; protein product: MTAYRSIVVGTDGSDSSYVAVEKAAALAGDAGATLYVACAYYPTDDRDVAAAADVLKDEAYQVRGSAPTNEILRVARDKATAAGATNIIERAVVGEPVESLLDLVKEVEADLLVVGNRGLNTLTGRLLGSVPSDVARKSRSDVLIVHTVR
- a CDS encoding VOC family protein produces the protein MSNHVNPIPDGYHSVNCFLAVPDGNKAIDFYSAVFGAKVLSRNDLPDGQPAHAELSIGDSTIQMGMPIPDHGVRAPESDWVHTSIVHYCPDVDAVIARAAEHGARRTEEPQTFVTGDRYGLVMDPFGHRWVVMTRVEDVSREEGERRVNEWMATQS